GCTTACCTAGCGGACCCGTTTTGTCTTTAGCGTGATCATAATTCATCAACTTGTTACACCGACGGCAGCACCTGATCGCAAGGGGTGCGATCCCATTTAACGAGAACTCCCATTGTATTCCGAGATGCAAAGGACCAGCTGTCTTGCCCAGCCAGGCCgaggtttgtgtgtgtgtgtgtggttttgtttatgcTGTTTCATTGATCGTCCTGCAACAGATTGTGTAGAAATTCTTGTGAACACTATCTGCAATCGAGCATCTCTTTACTTTAGATGATAGAGAATCAATAAATTCTATATTGGGAAGCTTCTTCACCTTAAGGGGTGTTGTATGGAAAGTTAATGCACATGTCTAACATTgggttgcaattttttttttttggagagtgATTTTTGAACTTAAGAATGTAcaagaaaaaatgtattttcttgtatttgcattttttaaaatgtatttttttatgaaaatgtataaaaaacaTTCTGTGAAAGAATGTACATTGTATGTTGGttgtatttaataaaaaaagtcatTTGAAAACAACTAATTGGATTGTTACTTTAAAAAGATTCATATTGAAGATAAATGACTTCAATGCTGGTAAAAGCAGGATTAggcaacaaaagaaataatataaaaatttaaaaaaaaattgaaaaaaactgtaaaaacaaaacaaaacgaacaatataaacttttaaatttattttttgtcaaaaCCCGATTGGTTgatcattaaatttaaatcaaacttGCTCCTTACCAGCGAACTGAATGTAAGTAGCGCCCAAGAACAAAGCACGTGCTGCCATTGCACTTCGTTAATCACAATATAGCATTACTTAAGCTCGATTGTTTTCGCTTCATAAAAAGTCGATTATTTCACAAATTGTCAAATAATTACATCTGATAAGAGGTATGCTCGTGCCTTGCAACGAAGGAAAACGAAATACGCAAGGTCGCCATCGGAGATCTAGCGGTGAGTTGCAACCTTTTACCCTCAAAGGCACCCCAGGCTAACTGTAAAAAGTGAATAACCTTTCGATTTTTATAGTACGCCATCCACTCGCATATATGTACGTGATTGCACTCGATTAAGGGaaaaaattacccttttttttggagtgaCGAAGGGCAAGAGAAAAGAGAGCTGCTCCAGTAAAGATTGCATCTGGCGTGTGCATCCTCCCATTTCGGCGAGTACAACGGGACCCCGTTGGGCGATTAAACAATTACTCTGTCCAAAAACTGATGGTACACATCGGGCTGTAAAGGGGACGACCGACGTAAAATACAACATAAACCGCGGCCGGGAGCGGTTGTGGAATCATAATTACGTAAGTTGTTTCGTTCGCAGCCAgcatgatgctgctgctgttggggtTGCTCCCTGCAAAGGAGGAGTCGCACAATCGAGCATCAATCTGTATGACTGGGTGAAAGTGCCTAAAGTATTGTTCTTCCTTCCCGTCCATCGTCGACCGTGGCAGCAGCTCATCCTACCCCAGGATGGCTGCAAGTGGACAACGAACCCGACAGTAAGTGTACAAAGTGCCCGGAAGGGAGTGCGCATTGAAGTCGTGATAAAGATGGATCCATTCTCTCTCCTTCGCTCACTCCCATGGACACACAGAGATCCTTTCTTTCTTGTGGTAAATTGCAAAAGCTTTTCAATTTCACTGCCAAATTCGTAGATTCGGGCGAATTCCTCCGTTTTGCAGGTGTGCGCCTCGTTTTGTTGGCAGCTCGATCGAGAACTTGCATTGCGCGGAGGTTAAGCGAGAAgcagaaaatttattttcaacacaGGCTAACTTGCACTTTAGCTTTAAGGGCAATCGGGTTACGTCCAAGGGTAGTCGTTTGTTCTTctgtttgtctttttattgTATGCATTTCATCGTTAAACTGACTTTCATTGAGTTCCCAAAATCACGATATGATCTCTTCGCAGCATTCTTGTCACGGTGGCAGGTAGTGAAGGCTCCTAACGTCGCAAAAAGCTTTCCCACGGATATGATGAACTTTGTGCTGCCGGCTTCTTACGGGGCATCCAATTTCAAATGGGTAGCTTCATCGGCATCACCAGGATGTCCAAACGCACCAGGATGTCCCTCGCAGTTTGTTGATCTTGATCATCCGGTGGAGGCAAAACCCCTTGCGAGATCATTTGGGATTGGATGGATAACGTAAGGAATCGCCGAGAAGGGGGATTTTACCAGAGCAAGGAactttgaaaaatgaaagtcTCATTCGGTGGTTGAGGACGGGGTTAGGTTGTGCTCACAAATAAAGGAACATACAGACGAGTTGGTTTTTGGGATAAGTTCTGGTTCGTGAAACATGTCAATTGTAATGCTTACGAGGCGTGACCTTAATGAGTGTGGTGATGTTTCTCCAGTTTCATTAATGTTATCTTCGCCAGCGATTGCATTGTGTAGACATTGGACAACACAAAGTGTAtaattttcacccaaataCGTTATtcttattgtgttttttgtgttcatACTACAACGTTTTCTGAACAATAAATACTATGAAAGGCAATTGTTCTTAGTTTTTCGTACTgggaaataattgtttaacataattttcttGATTAGatgtaatattttacaataaattgagtatctaaaatttaaatttcttataaTGGATtacgttttaattttgaaattaattgatttataatcGTGACTTTAGTAATAAcccatttaaataattttggcAATATACTTTTTGTTGTATatgcagaaaaagaaataaaaatttaaactattatttaaataacttttttaatgtttgtaacGAACTATTTGACCATAAATTATGGCTTTATTTGAAAAGCCCACTGTGCAGTACTCTAGTACTTTTCTTTCCTGAAAGCAGTATTAGCAATAAATAAGCAGATTTTCATAATATTCAGCAAGGAAATTGATTCTCACATTATTTTACCTTGTTTCTAATTTATTCGTCACTCAAATCGTTGCAAATTTATTCcatatttgtattaaaatgaaaatctttCTTTCCAAAAATGGCTTTCCATCGCTCTAGTACTGCACCCGGCTGAAATGGGAACGAATTCACGCACACCACCAAACGCTCAACTGTCAAATCGTGGAAGGTATTGCGAACGCTAGCGTGGGATATAGACGtgcgttttccattttttatgtATGAAGTTTCCTTTTCGATTgacaacgaaacgaacgatTTGACACAAAATGACAGCAGTTGCAATAGCACCCTTGAGTTGATGTAAAAACCTGGATCGGAAAAACGGGGTCggagtgtgttgttttttcgcgTGTTCCGGACTCGTGGTCGGTTTCTGTTTGACCGGAAGTGGACGACGGTATTGTAAACATTCGCAAACATGGACAGTGAGGAAGATGTGCTAAAATAAATGTACTGCAGCAAATAGCGTGTGGCGAAGAATCTTGTGCAAACTATGCATGTGGTTCGGTGGATGTTGTTGACTCGTTTCAGCCGTGTGCATTTGAGGGGTTTTCTGGTGTAAATCCTGGTGTGTAACTTCCTGGGATGCCATCGTGCACCTCACCAAGACTGTTCTGCAACAAGATATACTAGGTACGATGGTTGATTTCCATTCGCCAAAGGCTCGGGAAAAGCTGCAGCAAAGAGAGCATGTTGGGTGTTTTCTGAAGGGGTGGGTGAAGCAGCCGAAGGGGTGGGTTTGTTTTCGAAACCAATACTCGCGCAAACCGAATCTCGGAGGAGGGTGTGTGCTGTGCATAATGCCAAACGATGGTCATCGTGTTTATGTTTCGCTTtgaaatacataaaattatACATAACTTTATCACGTAATTACGTATTCTTCCCTTTCCTAACTAGCATGACGACGTTAAACTGATAGTCCCTCGAAACATCCCCATGGCTGTGATAGTACATTAAAACGCACTTTCGAAACAACAAGAGAAAACCGAACGACAACAATAGCAGGGCTACTTCCTTCCGGTACAGCTGAGTAGTTCCCGCTTGCATACGATCTGTGGCCACTTGCCCAGCATCCAACAGGGTGGAAtttgacaacaaaacaaaaaaagaaacaaaattttccatcGTTCATCGTAGCAGCTCAATCGACAGTCGTCCCGATGTCACAGCAGGCGCTGGAAAGTACGGGTGTGAAAATTTCCAACTGCTcgaaaccgttcgcctgcaccgaatgcaacaaattgtttCGCCAACTGAGCACACTAACCAACCACATGAAAATACACACCGGCGAAAAACCGTACAAGTGCACGATCTGTCTGAAGGAGTTTCGCCAAACGACTACACTATCGAATCATATGAAAATTCATACAGGTATGTATCATTTGTTTGATTCTGCATGCGTAAAGAAAACCCTGTTTGAAcgtattttttatattcttctcTTTGTAGGTGAAAAACCCTTTAGTTGTAACTTTTGTGACAAACAGTTCCGGCAGCTAAGTACCCTGTCCAACCACAAGAAAATACACACCGGCGAAAAACCGTTCGAATGTTCGGTTTGCGGCAAACAGTTCCGTCAATCCAGCACGCTCAACAGTCACATCCGGATTCATTCGGATGATAAATTTTGTAAGTAACTGTGGCCTATCGCTTGAGGGTGAGGGTTGCAAAGCAAGGAATAGACATATACGTAGCACTTGCAGCAGAGAGATCTGTTGCCTGATTGCTTGATCTATATAGCTTGAGACAAGTCCATTTATCAATGAATGAAGCCATAATTTTAACTTGTTACCTCGTTTTCAAAGCATATGTAAAAAAGAAGTACACAAAACGTATAAAAGATCATtgctgataaaaaaaaacgaaagtttAACGCAAAACACGAAtgcgaatgaatgaaatgtttgtttaaatgaATGATCAATAACATTCCGTGTCTTATGTGATCACAGCTTCTCTCTACCCTCCTTCCCATCTAGACAATATTGACCTGATAACAGGTTCCTAACCCTCTGTCTTTAAGGCATAAAACCCTTCAAATGCAGCATCTGTCCGAAGGAGTTCCGCCAGACGACGACCCTAGCGAATCATATAAAAATTCACACTGGTAAGCTATTCCGGTTGTCGCGCCGGCTACAATCTGCGCGCGGTCTGCAAATTAATAATCTTCGGTTCGCAGGTGAAAAACCGTACGCATGCACGTACTGCAGCAAAACGTTTCGCCAAACGGGAACGCTTTCGAACCATCTGAAGATTCACACCGGCGAAAAGCCGTTCGAGTGTTCGGTTTGCGGTAAACAGTTCCGGCAGTCCAGTACCTTGAACAGCCACATTCGCATCCATGCGGACGATAAGTATTGTAAGTAAGGGTTGTAAATTACGAATATGAACTTTCAATCTGAGAATGATGacaatttgtgtgtttgttttgtaaaagtagaaaaagtagttttttaatatgttttgagTTTCCAATTTTTCATATGTTTCTTTCCCGCCCCAACtaaaaatgctttttccaACAGGCAAACCTTCACAAACGGAACAGCAGCGGTCCATTGTGACGATAAACGGTGGGCTTAATTTAAAAGATGAGGACGTCAAACCGTTCTTTGCCATGATGTAACATAATAGCGCGGATAACTTGTTTCTTGTTCCAACTGACTCTACTACAAGCCAAGAGAACTGCAGGAGATAGCAAACGACATAAAATAGCGAGAAAGCAGTAAAGAGagggagatagagagagagagagagagcacattcaaatattgaatttgTGCAGGATAACCCGCACGCCGGATTGTACGCtgattgctttaaattatttttctccaaCATGCACCGATTGTCGCCGGATGATAGACGACGACACCGGTGCTGCAGCAGAAGCACAGGAGCTTACCGTTaataaattgttgcaatttaaGTTATAATAACTTTATCGGTTTCGTACCGAAATGGCAGAAGCGCGGTAAAACGGTCAGCACGATCAGGGCTTTTGAATGCGTGTTAGTGGCTGCCGCTCCAATTTCCGGGGCGTACCTTttgcgttcgtttcgtttatttgttttaatggtagaagaaaagcaatttcataatttattaccGTTAATAGCCGCATCGATAGTAATCTTCGCCGGTATCATCCCTGTCCTTTCGTATTCGGTTTTTattaatgttatttatttctgcACATCCTATTCCGGCAGCATATTTGCGCTGcccgaaaaaaggggtttttgcaTTGTAGAAGCCAGCGAAACCGAGGCTTAGCATACAAAGAGGGAGTGCGCGTCGATCCGTGGCACTATAAATAAGTGTAAAAGCAACAGGCAAAAGCGGTGGACGaaacaaaggcaaaaaaaaacaaaaaacaaaatcacgtTCACTTTACCAGGTTTTGTAGCGTAGGGTGTAAAACGGGTGAGGGAGAGAGGGTGCTTCTGGTTGATGGCATAAAAATTGCAATTATTGTATGTTGCAGCCAACAACAAGCCGTACGCGTATTCTTTCACctgtaatctttttttttcgtgtgtgttcGAACGACTGTTAGATTGTAAAAGTACTCCAAACGAGAGTAGAATTGATTGAGGCGTCATTCGCTTGGAGAATTTTCGATAACTGGTAGACAAATACGGAACTAGTGTtgaatgtaaatttaaaaaaccagATAAAAATTCATGAACGATTGGGCAAAACATTCAGTAACCGTAAACAAGCAGAATTTACTAAATGTATCCGTTTTTTCTTGGAATGTCATAATTTTACTAAGATATGTACAGACTGTCCGCACAATCGGCCGAGCGGTGTGAATAAAtgggaaaggaaggaaaggaaaggaaaaaaagggtaatGCAAAATATCATTACTGCGATGGTGAAATATCATTACAGGGCCATAGTGAACATAGTATCAGACAAATTGCAGGatcgaaagcaaaaccccGTTGGCGAGTGGTAGGTTCTGAGcgaaacgatgatgatgggtgTAGCAACTAATGTGATGGAACGAATCATTGTGTAATAAAACGTAACAGAAGACCTACATCTGTTGTGAACAGAACGTAATCAGATCAAGCTAATTGTTCTagcattgttttctttttgttggttaATTTAAAGTGCGTtagaaaatgagaaacataATGTGTCCAATTGTTGAGAAAACCTGAAAACTCTAGCTTgagttgttttccttttgttctAAAATCTCGCCCTGCTCCAGTAATgtccttttcttgttttccttctaAGTAGCAATTGACCTTAAGAGACAAATAGTCTAATGAATCTGTTCAACAAATAAAGGGATTCATTATGCAGATGTTAATCGAAGTGTATGTGCAGTAAATCCATCTATCTCGTGTGTTAAATTCTTCGCCCTGAAGAATGGAAGTGAGATCATAACAGCCTTTTGCTCTAGGATATGTGGTATTCTCACCTTGAGCTCTGATCTGCAGGATGTGATAGGGCCACATGTGAAAAGCTCCTAATGTGGAGAAAACTCTTATCGAAGCGCCATCGTATCACGATCAAGATGTACCATTATGAAGTATGtgaaagattttaattttgagGATCTTCAAAATAGAGATACTTGATTACAAGAGGAGATCGCTCCGGGACCAGGATGTAGACATCTCTTTAGGATCGGCACCAATAGATATGTTCCGTAGAAACATTCATGCGAAAGAATTGAAGAGAAATCCACATTAGCGTCCCAATGTCTATTGTTCTTTTACCGTGCTCCGAGAACTGTACTAATCGCCCACCGGCGTGGACATTACCAGATGACCCCGGCAGCTGTTATCGGTTTATAGCATACACTAGCCGACCCATAGGCTGTGTCGTGTGGGCACACAACAATCGTGTAAAGAGTGTGTCCTCGTATGCATTAGCACCGCACGGTACTGATCATAAAACAAAGGCAACAAGCATATCCTTTTGCGCCTGCCCGCAGCGTGATCCGTTGAGGACAAAAGTAAACAttagatgaaacaaaacacctgAACCCAGGGAAAAACCTTACTGCCAAACAATGCCAAACGCATTTCGTCGCTTATCTTAATCCTTCATCAAACTCTCGCTGGACACGCAAACACGTCATGTTGAAGGTTGAGgagttgcttttttattctttcgcaAGAAGCGTGTGAGCTCGGGCTATTGGGCTCGGTGTACAGATTTGggtgaagaacaaaaaacaaaacatactgtACACGAGCGATCTGATGACTCTGATAAGAGTGCATTTCGTTGAAAATTGGTgcaatgagagagagagataggggTTTTTGGATGGATATTCCTTGTTATGGATCTTGCAACTTGATGCTTCGATACGACTGTTGGCTTCTGAATGCTTTCTTAGGTCctgtgctgttgttgtttgtattgATTCCCTATTTGCTATGTCTGGAAGGAAGTGGAAAACATAtccaaatatttaataaatatcttCATTAC
The DNA window shown above is from Anopheles funestus chromosome 3RL, idAnoFuneDA-416_04, whole genome shotgun sequence and carries:
- the LOC125772178 gene encoding gastrula zinc finger protein XlCGF49.1-like, producing the protein MSQQALESTGVKISNCSKPFACTECNKLFRQLSTLTNHMKIHTGEKPYKCTICLKEFRQTTTLSNHMKIHTGEKPFSCNFCDKQFRQLSTLSNHKKIHTGEKPFECSVCGKQFRQSSTLNSHIRIHSDDKFCIKPFKCSICPKEFRQTTTLANHIKIHTGEKPYACTYCSKTFRQTGTLSNHLKIHTGEKPFECSVCGKQFRQSSTLNSHIRIHADDKYCKPSQTEQQRSIVTINGGLNLKDEDVKPFFAMM